A single Sulfurimonas aquatica DNA region contains:
- a CDS encoding IS256 family transposase, producing MKIEIDAEQFARDIKAGKSISGKDGALSSLIKQLTEAALSAEIDSHLTQDISKNRKNGYATKTMKSEHGEFELDVPRDRSGSFEPEIVKKNQRTMSGEIEDKILALYSHGNSYSQIAKLIEDIYGVGFSKGAISTVTDKIIPMLQEWKVRPLEEVYPFIFLDAIHYKVKEDGRYISKAFYTVLGVGIDGKKEILGLYLNESEGAKFWLQVLTDLSHRGVKDILIASVDGLKGFPEAINSVYPDTEVQLCIVHQIRNSLKYVGSANQKQFAKELKKVYQAFTKEEAEIELDKLEEKWGKKYPIVFTSWRNKWDNLSVYFKYPADIRKVIYTTNIIESVHRQFRTLTKTKGAFPNDNSLLKLLYMGIQNASKKWTMPVRNWSLTISQLSIHFEGRLDKALNL from the coding sequence ATGAAGATAGAAATAGATGCAGAGCAATTTGCTCGTGATATAAAGGCTGGTAAGAGTATCAGTGGTAAAGATGGAGCATTAAGCTCTTTAATAAAGCAACTTACAGAAGCTGCTCTCTCCGCAGAAATAGATTCCCATTTAACACAAGATATCTCAAAGAACCGTAAAAATGGCTATGCCACTAAAACTATGAAAAGTGAACATGGTGAATTTGAACTTGATGTTCCAAGAGACCGTAGTGGTAGTTTTGAGCCTGAGATTGTAAAGAAAAATCAACGAACTATGTCAGGTGAGATAGAAGATAAAATACTTGCTCTTTACTCTCATGGTAACAGCTACTCTCAAATAGCAAAGCTTATCGAAGATATTTACGGTGTAGGCTTTTCTAAGGGTGCAATCAGTACAGTAACAGATAAAATAATACCTATGCTTCAAGAGTGGAAAGTTCGTCCTCTTGAAGAAGTATATCCTTTTATATTTTTAGATGCGATTCACTATAAAGTAAAAGAGGATGGAAGATATATCTCAAAAGCATTTTATACCGTTCTCGGTGTCGGCATTGATGGGAAGAAAGAGATACTTGGTCTCTATCTCAATGAGAGTGAAGGTGCTAAGTTCTGGCTACAGGTACTTACTGATTTATCTCATCGTGGTGTTAAAGATATACTCATCGCTTCCGTTGATGGTTTAAAAGGCTTTCCTGAAGCCATAAACTCAGTCTATCCTGACACAGAAGTACAACTCTGTATTGTTCATCAAATCCGAAATTCACTTAAATATGTAGGTTCCGCTAATCAAAAGCAGTTCGCAAAAGAGTTGAAGAAAGTCTATCAAGCCTTTACGAAAGAAGAAGCTGAAATTGAACTCGATAAGCTTGAAGAAAAATGGGGTAAAAAATATCCAATCGTTTTTACTTCTTGGAGAAATAAATGGGATAATCTGTCTGTATATTTTAAATATCCAGCTGATATTAGAAAAGTAATCTATACCACCAATATCATTGAGTCTGTGCATCGACAGTTCAGAACACTGACTAAGACTAAAGGTGCTTTCCCTAATGATAATAGCTTATTAAAATTACTCTATATGGGCATCCAGAATGCCTCAAAAAAATGGACTATGCCAGTTAGAAACTGGAGCTTAACTATCTCTCAACTCTCAATTCACTTTGAGGGGAGATTAGATAAAGCTCTTAATTTATGA
- a CDS encoding nitrous oxide-stimulated promoter family protein, whose amino-acid sequence MKREIYLKNLKDLETFFNYYCENEHSKSHKNIINVNDDAELHLCLECAELFEYAHDRLGHCKLDPKPKCRTCEDKCYDKQEWKKMAKLMKYSGIRLGLIKLKNKLLFK is encoded by the coding sequence TTGAAAAGAGAGATATACTTGAAAAATCTTAAAGATTTAGAGACTTTTTTCAATTACTACTGTGAAAATGAGCACTCAAAGTCTCATAAGAATATCATAAATGTTAATGATGATGCAGAGCTTCATTTATGCTTAGAGTGTGCAGAACTATTTGAATATGCTCATGATAGATTAGGTCATTGCAAGCTAGATCCAAAGCCAAAATGTAGAACATGCGAAGATAAGTGTTATGATAAACAAGAGTGGAAAAAAATGGCTAAACTGATGAAGTACTCGGGGATTAGGTTAGGGCTTATAAAGTTAAAGAATAAACTACTCTTTAAGTAG
- a CDS encoding IS3 family transposase, with amino-acid sequence MSRKKGQTYTAEQKTKIVLEMLREEMTTSQIATKYKITSQSLGKWKTQFLENASLAFDVSGATKAYRDEIEELKTENDGLAKALGKATIKAEWAAGKLKSLDLINKKSLIESKHNKISVSEQCEVIGISRSHYYYRPAPMSQDDIKLLHRIDEVATENSEYGYRFIHEQLKEDGFSIGKHRVLKYMGILGIQAIYPTKKKLTSLKNQAHPIYEYLLKQYWTKIGRKKSVYVPTPNEVWSGDITYIRINGGFMYLAAVIDWHSKAILSYKISNSMDATLATDVLEDALSKYPKPKIFNSDQGSQYTSHEHTRLLKKHDIQISMNGKGRSIDNIVIERFFRTLKHGNIYINDYETIKDLKEGVKAYIYKYNFKRFHSSLDYRKPMVVFNNLCQYRVIPKIVS; translated from the coding sequence ATGAGTAGAAAAAAAGGGCAAACTTACACTGCCGAACAAAAAACTAAAATAGTCTTAGAAATGTTAAGAGAAGAGATGACAACAAGTCAGATAGCGACTAAGTATAAAATCACTTCTCAATCATTGGGAAAGTGGAAAACTCAATTTTTAGAAAATGCATCTTTAGCGTTTGATGTTAGTGGTGCTACTAAAGCTTACCGTGATGAGATAGAAGAGTTAAAAACTGAAAATGATGGACTTGCTAAAGCACTTGGTAAAGCAACTATTAAAGCGGAGTGGGCAGCGGGAAAGTTAAAGAGCTTGGACTTGATAAATAAAAAGTCTCTGATAGAGTCTAAGCATAATAAAATATCTGTGTCAGAGCAGTGTGAAGTGATAGGTATAAGTAGAAGTCATTACTATTACAGACCAGCACCAATGAGCCAAGATGATATAAAACTACTCCACAGAATAGATGAAGTAGCTACTGAAAATTCAGAGTATGGTTATAGATTTATCCATGAGCAATTAAAAGAGGATGGCTTCAGTATTGGAAAGCATCGAGTGCTGAAGTATATGGGAATACTTGGCATACAAGCTATCTATCCAACTAAAAAGAAACTAACAAGCCTCAAGAATCAAGCACATCCAATTTATGAGTATCTACTCAAACAATATTGGACTAAGATTGGAAGAAAAAAGAGTGTTTATGTGCCAACTCCAAACGAAGTGTGGAGTGGAGATATTACTTACATCCGTATCAATGGTGGCTTTATGTATTTAGCAGCCGTTATAGACTGGCACAGCAAGGCTATTCTCTCATATAAAATATCAAACTCAATGGATGCAACACTAGCTACTGATGTTCTTGAAGATGCACTCAGTAAATATCCTAAGCCTAAAATATTCAATTCAGACCAGGGCAGCCAATATACAAGTCATGAACATACACGGTTACTTAAAAAACACGATATTCAAATATCAATGAATGGCAAAGGAAGAAGCATAGATAATATTGTCATTGAGAGATTTTTCAGAACTCTCAAGCATGGAAATATTTATATAAATGATTATGAAACAATTAAAGATTTAAAAGAAGGAGTTAAAGCATATATTTACAAATACAATTTTAAGAGATTTCATTCAAGTTTAGATTATAGAAAACCCATGGTAGTGTTCAATAATCTGTGTCAGTATCGAGTAATTCCTAAAATTGTATCATAA
- a CDS encoding thiazole synthase yields the protein MDNTLKIGKYELGSRLIVGSGKYDSFETTKAATLVSGSELITVAVRRLNITDPDKENLRDTFAGTNVKFLPNSAGCVTAEEAITTFRLTREATGIDLIKLEVIGDTTKTLYPDVLETIKACEVLSKEGFTIMAYTSDDPIMAKRLEDAGAHAIMPLAAPIGSGLGIQNPYNIVFVREAVNLPIIVDAGIGCASDAAYAMELGADGVLTNTAIAQAQNPMMMAEAMKHAVISGRMSYLAGRIPKKPYATASSPVNGMIQF from the coding sequence ATGGATAATACACTAAAAATTGGAAAATATGAACTAGGCTCGCGTTTAATCGTTGGAAGTGGAAAGTATGACTCTTTTGAAACTACAAAAGCAGCTACTTTAGTATCTGGTAGTGAACTTATCACTGTTGCTGTACGTCGTTTAAATATTACTGATCCAGACAAAGAAAACCTTCGTGATACTTTTGCAGGAACTAATGTAAAGTTTCTTCCAAATTCAGCTGGATGTGTAACAGCAGAAGAAGCTATAACAACATTTCGTCTAACGCGAGAAGCTACTGGAATTGATTTAATAAAACTAGAAGTTATCGGTGATACGACTAAGACTCTTTACCCCGATGTTCTAGAGACTATCAAAGCTTGTGAAGTACTCTCAAAAGAGGGCTTTACGATCATGGCTTACACTTCAGATGATCCAATCATGGCAAAACGTCTTGAAGACGCTGGAGCACATGCTATTATGCCTCTAGCGGCACCTATTGGCTCTGGTCTTGGTATTCAAAACCCATACAACATTGTTTTTGTTCGTGAAGCTGTAAATCTTCCTATCATAGTTGACGCTGGAATTGGTTGTGCGAGTGATGCGGCATATGCTATGGAGTTAGGTGCTGATGGTGTTTTAACTAACACGGCTATAGCTCAAGCGCAAAACCCTATGATGATGGCAGAAGCGATGAAGCATGCTGTAATATCTGGTCGTATGAGTTACCTAGCGGGTAGAATCCCTAAAAAACCATATGCAACTGCATCTTCACCAGTAAATGGAATGATTCAGTTTTAA
- a CDS encoding GGDEF domain-containing protein: protein MQNSYKKEMKKRLFSIYLVIFVAIFSMATITYIILTEERLKNYRIELEKNNSYTPEDIYKGMERVPFVTKLDILSSSIQLKDIVIYPTIHQKQYKLYYTQVSNYYMFLIRPLISFVIIFLIIDFLFRSILTKALTRLTLIENFLNEYFTHATINKEICSQLSSYDDEISKICLHTKELMSENLLAIDTKEKLFKTLEKLNEIVLELSYEFHIEESNKPWKNYQKQSTNFLNYISQKNVALLQLKSPDLKANKIDEIIFVDSLGDSLNHYEIKLIHVHDGFGVIIGDITTLYKKHKDIQHKALHDSLTNLPNRTLFLDRLESEIKKSQRLEKTFALLFFDLDKFKVINDTYGHQLGDAYLIEFSKRVSKALRASDTCARLGGDEFVAILSNMKGFDQIETILNKITESLKEEFRFGEHSLKMKASVGISLYPDDGDDGDILLLKADNAMYKCKKSGETYCRYIQEL from the coding sequence ATGCAAAACTCATATAAAAAAGAGATGAAAAAAAGACTCTTTTCTATCTATCTTGTTATATTTGTTGCGATCTTTAGTATGGCAACTATAACTTATATTATACTCACTGAAGAGAGGTTGAAAAATTATAGAATTGAGTTAGAAAAAAACAACAGTTATACTCCTGAAGATATCTATAAAGGGATGGAGAGAGTTCCATTTGTTACCAAACTCGATATTCTAAGCTCTTCTATACAACTAAAAGATATTGTTATTTACCCCACTATTCATCAAAAACAGTATAAGTTATACTACACTCAAGTATCTAACTACTATATGTTTCTCATACGACCACTTATATCATTTGTCATTATATTCTTAATCATAGACTTTTTGTTTCGCTCTATTTTAACTAAGGCACTCACCAGACTAACACTTATAGAGAATTTTTTAAATGAGTACTTTACACATGCAACTATCAATAAAGAGATTTGTTCTCAACTGAGTAGTTATGATGATGAAATATCTAAAATTTGTCTTCATACTAAAGAGCTAATGAGTGAAAATCTACTTGCGATAGATACAAAAGAGAAACTCTTTAAAACTTTAGAGAAGTTAAACGAGATTGTTCTTGAGTTAAGTTATGAATTTCATATAGAAGAGAGTAATAAACCTTGGAAAAACTACCAAAAACAGAGTACTAATTTTCTAAACTACATTAGTCAAAAGAATGTAGCACTACTACAACTAAAGTCTCCAGACCTTAAAGCCAATAAAATAGATGAGATAATTTTTGTTGACTCACTTGGAGATTCACTTAATCATTATGAGATAAAACTTATTCATGTTCATGATGGCTTTGGAGTTATTATTGGTGATATTACAACTTTATATAAAAAGCACAAAGATATACAGCATAAAGCACTTCATGACTCCTTAACAAATCTTCCAAACAGGACTCTGTTTTTAGATAGACTTGAGAGTGAAATAAAAAAATCGCAAAGATTAGAGAAAACATTTGCACTTCTGTTTTTTGACTTAGATAAATTTAAAGTGATAAACGATACTTATGGCCATCAACTTGGAGATGCCTACCTGATAGAATTTAGCAAGAGGGTCTCTAAAGCTCTAAGAGCATCAGACACTTGTGCAAGATTGGGTGGTGATGAGTTTGTTGCAATCCTATCAAATATGAAAGGCTTTGATCAAATAGAAACTATTCTAAATAAAATTACTGAATCTTTAAAAGAGGAGTTCCGTTTTGGCGAGCACTCGTTAAAGATGAAAGCTTCAGTTGGGATTAGCCTTTATCCAGATGATGGGGATGATGGAGATATTTTACTTCTTAAGGCTGATAACGCCATGTATAAGTGTAAAAAAAGTGGTGAAACTTACTGTAGATATATACAAGAGCTATAG
- a CDS encoding sodium-dependent transporter — protein MKIARFSRIGFILAAAGSAVGLGNIWKFPYIAGEYGGGAFVLVYLLTVLLIGFSIMIAEMLIGYLGRKDTVTSFEKLAPKNKKLWKLGGFQGLAGLFIMIFYSVVIGWIFNYIVTSLIALPTTVKEAESTFNAMLHSDFTTQMLYHTLAFICITYVLNRGIKGGIEKMNMILMPSLMIILAGMFAYATTLGAFTQAVSFMFSPDWAKIDSDAFVTAVGHAFFTLSLGMGSIMTYSASLEKDSNIVKNAFWVVFLDTTIAIVAGLMLFTFLYEYGSAPAKGPGLVFISLPAVFYEMGILGNVFAVLFFVALAFAGLTSSVSLVEPMVQYFIDRFSWSRLKSSISMGLFFWLFGIIAILSNIDGFKESLTWGGKNFFDWVDYVTAAIMLPLGGLIMAVFVGFIIPKSQVESVMKPHLGWAFEIWLFSLRYITPVAMFVVMLSLIGVI, from the coding sequence ATGAAAATAGCTAGATTTAGTAGGATTGGATTTATACTTGCGGCGGCCGGAAGTGCTGTAGGTCTTGGTAATATTTGGAAGTTTCCATACATTGCGGGAGAATATGGGGGTGGTGCATTTGTTTTAGTCTATCTCTTAACAGTATTACTTATAGGCTTTTCTATTATGATTGCTGAGATGCTTATAGGATACTTGGGTCGAAAAGATACGGTGACGTCTTTTGAAAAACTTGCACCAAAGAATAAAAAGCTATGGAAGCTTGGTGGTTTTCAAGGCTTAGCTGGCCTTTTTATTATGATTTTCTACTCAGTTGTAATAGGTTGGATATTTAACTACATCGTAACATCATTAATAGCCCTTCCTACTACAGTGAAAGAAGCAGAATCTACATTTAATGCTATGCTTCATAGTGATTTTACTACACAGATGCTCTATCATACATTAGCGTTTATATGTATTACGTATGTACTAAACAGAGGTATTAAAGGTGGTATTGAAAAGATGAACATGATTTTGATGCCATCTTTAATGATAATACTGGCAGGAATGTTTGCATATGCTACTACCCTTGGTGCCTTTACACAAGCTGTTTCATTTATGTTTTCACCCGATTGGGCTAAGATAGATTCCGATGCTTTTGTGACGGCAGTTGGACATGCATTTTTTACTCTCAGTCTTGGTATGGGTTCGATTATGACATACTCTGCTTCGCTTGAAAAAGATTCTAACATTGTTAAAAACGCTTTTTGGGTGGTTTTTTTAGATACTACGATTGCAATAGTGGCGGGACTAATGCTTTTTACATTTTTATATGAGTATGGCTCAGCCCCAGCAAAAGGGCCAGGTTTAGTATTTATCTCTCTTCCTGCAGTTTTTTATGAGATGGGCATACTAGGCAATGTCTTTGCAGTTCTCTTTTTTGTAGCTCTAGCGTTTGCTGGTCTTACGTCATCTGTTTCCTTGGTTGAGCCAATGGTACAGTACTTCATAGATAGGTTTAGTTGGAGTAGACTCAAATCATCTATTTCTATGGGACTTTTCTTCTGGCTTTTTGGAATTATTGCAATTCTCTCAAACATTGATGGCTTTAAAGAGTCTCTAACCTGGGGAGGAAAGAACTTCTTTGACTGGGTTGATTATGTGACTGCAGCTATTATGCTGCCTCTAGGTGGTCTTATTATGGCGGTATTTGTTGGTTTTATCATTCCCAAATCACAGGTTGAGTCTGTAATGAAGCCGCATCTTGGATGGGCTTTTGAGATTTGGTTATTTTCTCTGCGTTATATAACGCCAGTGGCTATGTTTGTCGTTATGTTGTCTCTCATAGGAGTCATATAA
- a CDS encoding HipA domain-containing protein: MKNQLNQTQESILALVNKHQEIISAQIIELTGFNARNVQRALKKLAELELIEALGSTRNRRYRRVYIQGEAPYQYIVFNSGEKAGKLSFGNGEYIFKYDQNYKNESFEGLVKGQENRSAELFAFFENLIPEYERRERLLQNRDELGQVLEELNNSHGALDFIPLEEVYKYKSTYGKRDNWISVKNEILGGNNFPNLLDFELLIDDEIIDAESNTEHSDLSGFQTKIDVNINFDTKTIVESKDAEYLLKPRNKNKHNYFHIEEDSKKRYFPYIALNEHLFMSFAKNELGFNVPYTAIVKAKDVDFHYVTKRYDRYKGLKYPQKDFAQVLNILSKDKYKSDSQTLFKVLNNILMNKEQKMEALKFYFYSYLIKHADLHLKNIAALNIGNSKYILSPLYDLISIGIYNGDAYDLGLGMKQPFKKPKNWKMDDFYMLASIVGVSSISFKKEARKIVKIFLQKLPEYIEKIQELEKTHPLEMQKTRSSHSNVVFSQRVLTMYREKIIQLKKHGIIQELELIDEAGGLLKCNEKS, encoded by the coding sequence TTGAAGAACCAACTCAACCAAACACAAGAGAGTATTCTTGCACTTGTGAATAAGCATCAAGAAATCATATCTGCACAAATTATTGAACTAACAGGTTTTAATGCAAGAAATGTACAAAGAGCATTAAAGAAGCTTGCAGAATTAGAACTCATAGAAGCACTAGGCTCGACAAGAAATAGACGTTATAGGCGTGTATATATACAAGGAGAAGCTCCATATCAGTATATTGTATTTAATAGTGGAGAAAAGGCGGGAAAATTATCTTTCGGTAATGGCGAATATATTTTTAAATATGATCAAAACTATAAAAATGAGTCTTTTGAAGGTTTAGTTAAAGGTCAAGAAAATAGAAGTGCCGAACTTTTTGCCTTTTTCGAAAACTTAATACCTGAATATGAGCGTCGAGAGAGACTTTTACAAAATAGAGATGAATTAGGACAAGTGCTTGAAGAATTAAATAACTCTCACGGTGCTTTAGATTTTATACCTCTAGAAGAAGTATATAAGTATAAATCAACATACGGCAAAAGAGATAACTGGATAAGTGTTAAAAATGAGATTTTAGGGGGAAACAACTTCCCTAATTTGCTCGATTTTGAACTTTTAATAGATGATGAGATAATTGATGCTGAATCAAATACTGAACATTCAGATCTTAGTGGTTTTCAAACAAAAATAGATGTAAATATAAATTTTGATACGAAAACAATAGTAGAGTCTAAAGATGCTGAGTACCTTTTAAAACCCCGCAATAAGAATAAACACAACTATTTTCATATTGAGGAAGATTCAAAAAAAAGATATTTTCCATATATAGCATTAAATGAGCATCTTTTTATGAGCTTCGCAAAGAATGAACTTGGATTTAATGTGCCATATACTGCTATAGTTAAAGCAAAAGATGTAGATTTTCATTATGTTACAAAAAGATATGATAGATATAAAGGCTTAAAGTATCCTCAAAAGGACTTTGCCCAAGTACTCAATATTTTGAGTAAAGATAAATATAAAAGTGATAGCCAAACACTCTTTAAAGTTCTTAATAATATTTTGATGAACAAAGAACAAAAAATGGAGGCCTTAAAATTCTATTTTTATAGTTATTTAATAAAGCATGCCGATCTACACCTTAAAAATATAGCTGCACTCAATATTGGAAATAGTAAATATATTCTCTCACCACTTTATGATCTCATCTCTATAGGTATTTACAATGGAGATGCATATGATTTAGGATTAGGTATGAAGCAACCGTTTAAAAAACCTAAAAACTGGAAAATGGATGATTTTTATATGTTGGCATCTATCGTTGGAGTTTCATCTATTTCGTTTAAAAAAGAGGCTAGAAAAATTGTAAAAATATTTCTTCAAAAGTTACCAGAATATATAGAAAAAATTCAAGAACTTGAAAAAACACATCCTTTAGAGATGCAAAAAACAAGAAGTTCTCATAGTAATGTGGTCTTCTCTCAAAGAGTTTTAACTATGTATAGGGAAAAGATTATACAACTCAAAAAGCATGGCATAATCCAAGAGCTTGAACTCATTGATGAAGCTGGAGGCTTACTCAAATGCAATGAAAAAAGTTAA
- a CDS encoding tyrosine-type recombinase/integrase produces the protein MALKPAGGKYEGVWINKLKNGDISYYINYRDENGKPVKVQVGKKTIASDFSARDAYAKLIEVKYKLQHDQEPTIKGGRTSKIKLDDLWQEFFIYAKANKKSWTIDEQNYNKHIKPAFGNKAVKNLKSLEFEKFKSDLVDKGLKAQTVKHQLTLIRTIINYAIKHDILKNFTNPLSNGKVKMPDIDNKRLAYLTKDEAKEILAILQSTHTLTYHLTVLLLFTGARFSEITGASAQKNKAGEAIPLKWSDVNLNNKTIFFKKTKNGNECHIAMNDTLVETIQYLYDNKVNDNVITNSVGGIILRMPDYFMSAVESVIGGNKIKDSKNKITAHSLRHTHASWLAEAGLDILQIKEQLGHKNIEMTMRYAHLIPNIRHEATRELSL, from the coding sequence ATGGCATTAAAACCAGCAGGTGGAAAATATGAAGGTGTTTGGATTAATAAACTCAAAAATGGAGATATCTCTTATTATATAAATTATAGAGATGAGAATGGTAAACCTGTTAAAGTTCAAGTAGGTAAAAAAACTATTGCTTCTGATTTTAGTGCTAGAGATGCTTATGCAAAACTTATAGAAGTGAAGTATAAACTTCAGCATGACCAAGAACCTACAATTAAAGGTGGAAGAACTTCAAAAATAAAACTCGATGATCTCTGGCAAGAGTTTTTTATTTATGCAAAAGCGAATAAGAAGTCATGGACAATTGATGAACAAAACTACAACAAGCATATTAAGCCTGCATTTGGCAATAAAGCTGTAAAGAATTTAAAGTCTTTAGAGTTTGAGAAATTTAAAAGTGATTTAGTGGATAAGGGATTAAAAGCCCAAACAGTAAAACATCAACTCACCTTGATTCGAACAATTATAAATTATGCAATCAAGCATGATATACTCAAAAACTTTACTAATCCACTCAGTAATGGTAAGGTTAAAATGCCTGATATAGATAATAAACGTCTTGCATACTTGACAAAAGATGAAGCAAAAGAGATATTAGCAATATTGCAATCGACTCACACCCTAACATATCACTTAACTGTTTTACTACTTTTTACGGGAGCTAGGTTTAGCGAAATTACTGGAGCTTCTGCTCAAAAGAATAAAGCAGGAGAAGCAATTCCTCTTAAGTGGTCGGATGTTAATTTAAATAATAAAACAATCTTTTTCAAAAAAACAAAAAATGGAAATGAGTGTCATATTGCCATGAATGATACACTTGTTGAAACTATTCAATATCTATATGATAATAAAGTAAATGATAATGTTATTACAAATAGTGTTGGTGGAATTATTTTGCGTATGCCAGACTATTTTATGAGTGCTGTTGAAAGTGTAATTGGAGGAAATAAAATTAAAGATAGCAAAAATAAGATTACCGCTCATTCGCTTAGACATACACATGCAAGTTGGCTTGCAGAAGCTGGCCTAGATATTTTGCAGATTAAAGAACAACTTGGTCATAAGAATATTGAAATGACTATGAGATATGCACACCTTATACCAAATATTAGACATGAAGCAACAAGAGAACTGTCTCTATAA